The Thermovirga sp. genome segment ACTGCCCCTTGGTCGCGGGCGGCCTTGCCCTGACGATGGCTCTCAGGAGGGCCTTGCCGTTTTCGTACAGGTTTTCAAAGGGAAATCCCGCCTTGCCGAAGGAGTTATGGATGATGCCGAACTTGTCGACCCTGAACTCCACCTTGCCGGCCTTGATCTCGCCAACGGCATGGCCTACTTCGAAGGTGACCGTGCCGGCCTTGGCGCTGGGCATGAGACCCCGGGGACCCAGGATTTTGCCCAGTTTACCGACGGACTTCATCATGTCCGGCGTGGCAATTACGGCGTCGAAGTCCAGCCAGCCGCCCTCGATCTTCTGGACCATGTCCTCTCCCCCGACGAAATCGGCGCCGGCGTCCTGGGCTTCCTTGGTCTTCTCCCCGCCGGCGATGACGAGCACTCGTTTCACCACGCCGATGCCATGGGGAAGAATGATGGTGCTGCGGACTTGCTGATCGGCGTGACGGGGGTCAACAC includes the following:
- a CDS encoding 50S ribosomal protein L1; translation: MKKRSKRYRAIAEKAPQEPLDSLREAIELARENATAKFDESIEMHVRLGVDPRHADQQVRSTIILPHGIGVVKRVLVIAGGEKTKEAQDAGADFVGGEDMVQKIEGGWLDFDAVIATPDMMKSVGKLGKILGPRGLMPSAKAGTVTFEVGHAVGEIKAGKVEFRVDKFGIIHNSFGKAGFPFENLYENGKALLRAIVRARPPATKGQ